A single genomic interval of Lathyrus oleraceus cultivar Zhongwan6 chromosome 7, CAAS_Psat_ZW6_1.0, whole genome shotgun sequence harbors:
- the LOC127103812 gene encoding uncharacterized protein LOC127103812, which translates to MYLTVLEDSMGCVLGQHDETGRKEHVIYYLSKKFTDCESRYSSLEKTCCALAWAAKRLRQYMVTHTTLLISKMDPIKYIFEKPALTGRVSRWQMALTEYDIQHVTQKAIKRSVLSDYLAHQLVEDYQPMKFDFPDEDILFIRECNIPGPEEGPKPGSRWMLAFDGASNAQGHGVGAIITSPTVFHLPFTARLCFDCTNNMAEYEACIFGIEAAIDLRIKILEVYGDLALVISQVRGDWEICDQKLIPYKEHVLKLIPYFDQISFHHIPREENQLADALATLAAMFKITWRNKAPAISIDRLDEPAYCLATEEESNGKP; encoded by the coding sequence atgtacttgacagttctAGAGGACTCCATGGGCTGCGTGTTGGGTCAACACGACGAAACAGGTAGAAAGGAACATGTCATCTACTACCTtagcaagaagttcactgattgcgaATCGAGGTATTCTTCACTAGAAAAAACTTGTTGCGCCCTCGCTTGGGCTGCCAAACGATTAAGGCAGTACATGGTGACACACACCACTctactgatctccaaaatggacccaattaagtacatctttgagaaacccGCTCTTACCGGAAGGGTTTCCCGTTGGCAGATGGCCTTGACTGAATACGACATTCAACACGTCACCCAAAAAGCCATTAAGAGAAGTGTTTTGTCTGATTACTTGGCCCACCAGCTGGTGGAAGACTACCAGCCAATGAAATTTGATTTCCCCGACGAGGACATCCTATTCATAAGAGAATGTAATATCCCAGGCCCCGAAGAAGGCCCCAAACCGGGATCACGATGGATGCTCGCGTTCGATGGTGCTTCCAACGCACAAGGCCATGGAGTAGGTGCCATCATTACATCACCAACAGTATTTCATCTGCCTTTCACCGCAAGATTGTGTTTCgactgcaccaacaatatggcagaGTACGAGGCATGTATCTTCGGTATTGAAGCGGCAATCGACTTAAGGATCAAGATACTTGAGGTTTATGGAGACTTAGCTCTCGTCATTAGCCAAGTACGGGGAGATTGGGAGATCTGCGATCAGAAGTTGATTCCATACAAAGAACACGTCCTAAAATTGATCCCTTACTTCGATCAAATCTCTTTTCATCACATCCCAAGGGAAGAGAATCAATTAGCAGATGCCCTTGCTACCCTAGCGGCCATGTTCAAAATCACTTGGAGGAATAAAGCTCCTGCTATCAGCATTGACCGCCTAGATGAGCCGGCATACTGTCTAGCTACCGAAGAAGAGTCAAATGGCAAACCCTAG